A single region of the Brassica rapa cultivar Chiifu-401-42 chromosome A03, CAAS_Brap_v3.01, whole genome shotgun sequence genome encodes:
- the LOC103858946 gene encoding protein SPIRAL1-like 3, whose translation MDYFFFSTVSLCTSITPSVASLPPRFAANHRRSHYELQKRSISMGKARGVNNGVNQSSLDYLFGSGESPSAVAATMGTTTTTTTTTTTDGTGGRPVTTTTTTVTENKKIPAGVRGSPNNYFRSEGQNCGNFLTERPSTKVHAAPGGGSSLGYLFGGPSASADSAKK comes from the exons ATGGATTACTTTTTCTTTTCCACTGTCTCACTGTGCACATCCATTACTCCATCTGTTGCTTCTCTTCCTCCTAGATTTGCAGCCAATCATAGAAGAAGCCACTACGAACTACAAAAGAG ATCTATCTCGATGGGTAAAGCTAGAGGAGTGAACAATGGTGTTAACCAAAGCTCTCTCGATTACCTCTTTGGTTCCGGCGAGTCTCCTTCCGCCGTTGCGGCAACAATGGGGACCACAACGACGACAACAACCACAACTACCACAGACGGAACCGGAGGGAGACCGGTGACGACCACGACGACCACGGTCACTGAGAATAAGAAGATACCTGCAGGTGTTAGAGGAAGTCCTAATAACTACTTCAGATCAGAAGGCCAAAACTGTGGCAACTTCCTCACG GAGAGGCCGTCTACTAAGGTTCATGCTGCTCCTGGTGGAGGATCTTCTCTTGGCTATCTCTTTGGTGGACCAAGTGCTTCTGCTGATTCTGCAAAGAAATGA